From Streptomyces sp. CMB-StM0423, a single genomic window includes:
- a CDS encoding helicase C-terminal domain-containing protein translates to MSKSGGSALAAWLRGPGAARLGRILTLRADAAAPPEPRSVGELADRLQRPGSVAHVLPRLALPHLQVAEALAALGAVEHDALAELLGATDGELARGLDAALEALADHALVWPDGKGLLRMAAPLRQVWDSPLGLDSPLATLLEGTTSDELRRILAALGIKPGGTKHQRVAALLDHHRDPERITALVAQAPAAARKLLERRANTAAEQPEFVVFGVPRDDSQPGARWALERGLLVQDRRRYGTACMPAEVALALRGADWHAPFEPSPPVPRSVPVTTAEVDREAAAAAMAFTAHAASVLAVCATSPLTRLKAGGVGARELSRVSKSAQCDDIVVRIALETAYEAGLLARDGAEIAATKAYDAWAAQEPAEQLALLLQVWRTLGLTPAQTRDEDGKALPALAGAPPCGGCLRAREGLLTAMARFPAEQGAENTAELGPLTAWHRPLADQLPQDATPFATLIREAELLGVLARGALSPVGAALLDDDTEGLAFVCRRLLPAATGVARFGADLTAVVTGTPTAHLASLLDSVADREAGGTASVWRFGPATIRRALDAGRTPGALTSDLAAVAVEPLPQPLSYLIQDAARGHGRVRVAPATCVIHGEEPALLTELVARRGLAGLGLRQLAPTVLVSRAPLDESLAALRAAGYAPVAEAADGTVRIERSGRHRAAVTVPGPRPPRGAARSRSAASRTTQAPAPVDPSALAARLLTAPPTGPQPDPVDGVPFESDTEEIIGGHARQLSLTDIRQLAHAVDEGRAVTIEYVAASGNRTVRTVSELEVDAPYLYAWCQLRDDERMFTLSRIHGVMPA, encoded by the coding sequence ATGAGCAAGTCCGGTGGATCAGCACTGGCCGCCTGGCTGCGCGGCCCCGGCGCCGCCCGCCTTGGGCGGATCCTCACCCTGCGGGCGGATGCCGCAGCACCGCCGGAGCCTCGGTCGGTCGGCGAACTCGCGGACCGCCTCCAGCGCCCCGGCTCGGTGGCACACGTACTGCCCCGACTCGCCCTGCCACACCTGCAAGTCGCCGAGGCGCTCGCGGCACTGGGGGCCGTGGAGCACGATGCGCTGGCAGAATTGCTCGGCGCCACGGACGGGGAACTCGCCCGCGGCCTTGACGCGGCCCTGGAGGCGCTGGCCGACCACGCCCTGGTCTGGCCGGACGGCAAGGGGCTGCTACGCATGGCGGCACCGTTGCGGCAGGTGTGGGACTCGCCCCTGGGTCTCGACTCGCCGCTGGCCACACTGCTTGAGGGCACGACCTCCGACGAACTGCGCCGGATACTGGCAGCGCTGGGGATCAAGCCCGGCGGTACGAAGCATCAGCGGGTGGCGGCCCTGCTGGATCACCACCGCGATCCGGAGCGGATCACCGCGCTGGTGGCACAGGCACCCGCGGCGGCCCGGAAGCTGCTTGAGCGCCGGGCGAACACCGCTGCGGAGCAGCCCGAGTTCGTGGTGTTCGGAGTTCCGCGGGACGATTCACAGCCGGGCGCGCGGTGGGCGCTGGAGCGAGGACTCCTCGTCCAGGACCGACGTCGATACGGGACCGCCTGTATGCCGGCCGAGGTGGCTCTCGCGCTGCGCGGGGCCGACTGGCACGCCCCGTTCGAGCCCTCCCCGCCCGTCCCGCGTTCGGTGCCCGTCACCACGGCGGAGGTGGACCGGGAGGCCGCGGCCGCGGCCATGGCGTTCACCGCTCACGCCGCCTCGGTCCTGGCGGTGTGTGCCACCTCTCCGCTGACGCGGCTGAAGGCCGGCGGCGTCGGGGCACGGGAGCTGTCCCGGGTCAGCAAGTCCGCACAGTGCGACGACATCGTCGTACGCATCGCCCTGGAGACGGCGTACGAGGCCGGTCTGCTGGCCCGCGACGGCGCCGAGATCGCGGCCACGAAAGCCTACGACGCCTGGGCGGCCCAGGAACCGGCTGAGCAACTCGCCCTGCTTCTCCAGGTATGGCGGACCCTCGGGCTCACCCCCGCCCAGACCCGCGACGAGGACGGCAAGGCGCTCCCCGCGCTCGCCGGAGCACCGCCCTGCGGCGGCTGCCTCCGGGCCAGGGAAGGGCTTCTCACCGCCATGGCGCGATTCCCGGCGGAGCAAGGAGCGGAGAACACCGCCGAACTCGGACCGTTGACCGCCTGGCACCGCCCGCTCGCCGATCAGCTCCCCCAGGACGCCACGCCGTTCGCCACCTTGATCCGCGAAGCGGAACTGCTCGGCGTACTCGCCCGCGGTGCCCTCTCCCCGGTCGGGGCCGCCCTTCTCGACGACGACACCGAGGGGCTGGCCTTCGTGTGCCGGCGGCTGCTGCCCGCTGCCACGGGAGTCGCCCGCTTCGGTGCCGACCTCACGGCCGTCGTCACCGGAACGCCGACCGCACACCTCGCCTCGCTCCTCGATTCCGTCGCCGACCGGGAAGCCGGCGGCACGGCGTCGGTGTGGCGATTCGGTCCTGCCACCATCCGCCGTGCCCTCGATGCCGGCCGTACCCCCGGCGCCCTCACGTCCGACCTGGCTGCCGTCGCCGTCGAGCCGCTGCCCCAGCCGCTGTCGTACCTGATCCAGGACGCCGCGCGCGGCCACGGCCGGGTACGCGTCGCCCCCGCGACCTGCGTGATCCACGGCGAGGAGCCCGCCCTCCTCACCGAACTGGTCGCCCGCCGTGGGCTCGCGGGGCTCGGTCTGCGGCAACTGGCACCGACGGTGCTCGTGAGCCGCGCCCCGCTCGACGAGAGCCTCGCGGCGCTCCGGGCCGCCGGATACGCCCCGGTCGCCGAGGCCGCTGACGGGACGGTCCGTATCGAGCGATCCGGGCGCCACCGCGCTGCCGTCACCGTGCCCGGCCCGCGCCCGCCCCGGGGCGCCGCCCGCAGCCGGAGCGCGGCCTCCCGCACGACGCAGGCTCCGGCGCCGGTCGACCCGAGCGCCCTGGCCGCCCGGCTGCTGACCGCCCCGCCCACCGGTCCGCAGCCCGACCCGGTCGACGGCGTCCCTTTCGAGAGCGACACCGAGGAGATCATCGGGGGGCACGCGCGTCAGCTATCCCTCACCGACATCCGTCAACTGGCCCATGCTGTCGATGAGGGCCGCGCGGTCACCATCGAATACGTCGCCGCCTCGGGCAACCGCACCGTACGCACCGTCAGCGAGCTCGAAGTCGACGCGCCCTACCTCTACGCCTGGTGCCAACTGCGTGACGATGAGCGCATGTTCACCCTCTCCCGGATTCACGGAGTCATGCCCGCATAG